DNA from Deltaproteobacteria bacterium:
TTGAGTCCCTCCACCTCCTGGCCCGGATCTCTCGGGACAGGGAAGCGCTGCGCGGTAAAATCGCCGCCATGTCCGCCCAGGGCCGGCTTCAGGGCATCGTCCTGTGCATGGTCCCGCTGCTCTTTCTCGGCGGGCTGTTCCTGGTCAGTCCGCAAAGCCTGTTCCCAGTCCTGCGAAGTCCCCTCGGCCGGAAGATTCTTCTGCTTTCCCTTGCCCTGCAGGCTATCGGGGCCGCATTTATCTTCAAAATGGTCCACAGGGAGACTTTCTGATGCATCCTCAAGATCTAACGGCCGCATTCGCCGTGGCCGCGGGGGCAGGCATGCTCGCCTTCATCGCCTTCAAGGCAAAAAATCGCCTGCTCGGCCCAATTCTACTGGCACCTCTGGTCCCGGCAATGGTATGGGCAATCCCCCACGGTAAAAATGCCATTATATTCATTCCCCCTTTCCTGTTTCTTCTTTATTTCGCCACGAAAAAATCCCGTCAATATCGTAAGAAAGAGCTGCTTCGGCGAGATCTGCCGACCATGCTCGATTCACTTGTCCTGGGAGTCGAGGCGGGCCACCCGTTGATACCTGCCCTTCTGGGAACCTCCGAAATCCTGGGCGGGAAAAGCCCACTGACGGCTGAGATCAACCGGCTCAGATACGACGTCGAACTTGGAGCATCCCACCCGGAGGCCCTCGACAGGATGCGTGAACGCCTGGGACTGTCCACGGCTGACGCGGCCTTGGGGGCTATCTCCCAGGCGCTTTCGCTGGGCACCCCCATTGGACGGACACTTAAAGAACAGTCGGGAAGAATCAGAGAGAGCCTGATCCTGGAGGGGGAACAGTTTGCAAACACCCTGTCCGTCAAGCTTCTGATCCCCCTGCTTCTCTTCATCTTTCCTGCGTCTTTTCTCGTCATCCTCAGTCCTATAATCGTAACCCTGATGGAGAGACAACCGTGGTAGAGGCTGTCAACACACGGTCCGGCAATATTGTTATCCGGAACCTTGCCATCCGATGCAGCTTCAGGGGCAGACTGAGAGGCTTCATGTTCAGCAGGCGGCCTGGGAACGGATCCGCCATTCTGCTTCTGCACACGGGACGCGTACACACGGCCTGGATGAGGTTTTACCTGGATCTATACTTTTTCGATGCATCCTGGGGGCTTCTCGGCTCAACCCGGGCTGTAGGCCCCTTCCGGCTCCCGTCCTCGCCTGGAGGCTGCCGGCACATCCTGGAGGTCCCGCACACACCCGGCAGCCCTCCATTGAAGATGGCGCTGGGAGATCGGCTGTCCATAGTCATCAGGGCACACCTGGAGTGTGGCAATACTATCCCGGTGAGCGCTTCGCCCGAAAAGCTAAGAGCTGAAGGGGAGGATCGACCATGACCCCGTGCATCGCAACCATCCGGAAGGGGAAGAAACGGCGGCGCTTTTTCTTTTTAACCGGCTCCTTTTCCATCGGAATAAAAAAAGAGGATGATCTGATAATTTGTCATCCGGAGGTTTTTGACAGGAGCATAAAGGTTGCTGACGGAAAGGTAGTCCATGGGGCATCCGATGTTGGAAATGAGAGAAAAATATCCGGTGGTTTGAATCCCCGAAGGATTTTTCTGGGGAACACAAGTATCAGCATGACATGCCTGCAGCTTAAATTCTTCCTCCCCATAGCCATTATCTTTGGGGGTCTTTGGCTTGTCGGACTTTTTCTCACCCCTTCCAAAGGAGATAAAATCAGACAGGACTGGGCCGGGATTGCCCTGCCTTCAAACGGTCCTTACGGCAATCTCAAGCAGGACCGGGCTCACCCCAGGGGAGTCCGCTTCACCTTTTCCCTGCCGCGCGATGGTCGGGGCCGGCTGAATTTCACGCCTGGTGGGTTGGGGGATGGATTGACCCTGTTCATTGAAATAGACGGGCACCCAACACCGCGGCGGATAGCGGTCCCCCGCGGCTGGGGCAAAGAGGTCTCGGTTCCCATCCCAACCCTCCTTTCCCTTCAGGCACCTCACGACATGGTAATCCGGCCTTCAGAGAATACCGGGCCGGTGAGATCCTGGGGGATCAAAAATGTCCGGATCCAAACCCGATTGCCGGAAGAAAAGGGAGGGGACGCGATAAGGGATAAAATGGAGAAGGTCCGATCCATCCTCGAAGATCCCATGGCGGGAGGCCGGGAAATCTCCCGATGTTATCTTATAGTAAGAGACGGTATCCGGGATGCCGGAGACAGGGATTCGGGGAAAAAGCTTGAGTCGATGAAAACCGCAGTCGAGGAAAAGATGCAGGCCCTTTTACGAAAGACGGTGATTGAAAGCAGATCTCTAATTGCATCCGGGCAAATTTCCAAGGCCAGGGAGGAAATGGACGACCTCAAGGCCTGGGTCCCCGGGACATGGATGGATGGAAAAAGGGAACTCGATGAAGCGGAAAGCATGTTCGACTGACACGGCACCGAAGCCCGCCCATTTTCTCATACTGCTGACCCGGGCCGGATGGGTGGTCTCGGTCCATAGGCCTGAAGAAAACAGCATCTCTTTGGGCCGGTCGTCAAGCAGCAAAATCCGGGTGAACGACCCCCACTTTCCACGCTTCGCCGGCGAGGTCATCCTCAGGCCGACTCCGCTTTTTCGCACCCCGGCACGGGGACAGGGTAAAAGCCGGTTGAAATTGATGAGACCCGGCCGCCCCATCCCACTTCCTCCATATAAACTTTTTCTCCTGGAAGAGGGGGAGGTATTCCGTAATCGCAACAGAACTTTCCTGAAAAACCTGAAAATCATGGGGCATCTGAAACCGATACATATTCTGGCGGCTGTCGTGATGGTTTTCACGGTTTCCGCCGCCGGCTTTTATCAACGCACAGGAATCGAAGATCATGATCGAATGACTATAACGGTGCCCTTTAACATCGGGCATCGGGAAGAATTCACGGCGGATAAACCCAGGGATGAGAATAAGGCGGTGGAACATGTTGAGGGGAATGCGGCAAACCGGCCGAGGAGTACCCCTGTCAAAGCAAAATACAGCCACCGCAGTCACCCGGGGTATGTGGAGGAGGCCACCTTCTCCAGGATACTCAAACAGGCGAAAAAACGGTTGTCCAAATACGATGCAGCCGGTGCGGGAAAGCTGATCACTCCCCTTTTACCCCTGTTGTCGCCAGGGCAGCGCGACACGGCAGTCATGGCCCTGAATCCTTACGCGGAGGAGATTTTCCAGAAGGCCTATATACTGCGACCGTTTCGCAGGAAAGAGAGTGACGGGATGATGCGGGAACTGGCACTAAGCGGTCTTGAGATACTGCCTGGTGTTCGGAAAGCCGAAGGGAACGATCCCGTGGACGACCGGAGGGCGCCGTGACGACCTTTTCAGCTCCGCCAGGGATTGCCGCGTCACTCTCGTCTCCCTCGATGCTCCTCGCAATGACAGCAAAATAATAATATAAGGTACGCATTAACCGGATGAACCGAACTTTAAGGGGCGGCTATTCCATCCGGTTCCGACCTGGCTTTCATAATCTCCAGGAGCCTCTTTTTTGCACGGAAAATCCTCACCTTGACAAGGTTCAGGCTGATCCCGAGAATGTCCCCGATTTCCCGGTAGGAAAGATCCTGAAAGTAGCAGAGGATAATGGCCATCCTGTATTTCTCGGGGAGAAGGGCGATGGATTCTTCGATGAACATCCTCTCCTCCATCTGCATGGATATGTAGGAGGGGTCCTTCAGATGCCGGGCGTCACTATCTCCGACGATGGCGCCGGGGGGAATTTCATGCATCGATACGATTTTACCTCTTTTCAATCTGCGGTATTCGTCTATGCAGATGTTTTTCGCAATGCTGTAGATCCAGGTGGAGAACTTCTTCTTCGGATCGTACCGCCTGAGGAATCGAAACACCCTCAGGAACGTCTCCTGGGTCAGTTCGGCCGCCAGGTCCTCGTTCCTGAAAAATTGATATGTAAAGTTGAATATCCTGTTCTGGTAGGCGGATACAAGTTCCGTGAAGGCGTTCCTATCCCCCTTTTGAATCCTTACCGCAAGGTCTCTATCATTTCTGTCCGGATCGGATAACACAAGTAAGTCCTTAATAAGCGGCGACCGGATGGCACGAGCGGCACAAAGCCGTAAAATCCACCTGCGGATGGATAGCCTGCGGGTCTGTGTTAATCCCTCTGATAATCTTCAACATATAAACGCCGCCTGACAGAGCGGCCTCGGGGGCAAATGACAGGACTGGTAGTTTATCAGGTTGTTCTCGGTATATGAAGTGGTAGCTTCGCCCGGTATGAGATGATCCGAGTCGATAGTGGGACGTTGGACACTGGCCGTTGGCTGCAAACATATTCTCTACTGTTTTAGGTTGACAACTTGACCGCAGGATTGATAGCTTCTCCTGGATTTGTTAAATTTTTACCAATCATACGAGACCTCTCTCAATGGATCATGGAGGATCCTCCGGATGGTTTCTCCCCGGAAAATCAGGGCGCTAATTGTACTCGGAAGGCCTGGTCTTGCAGCATTACTTGTGCTGCTGGCCATTCTCGCAACCGCTTTTTCCCCTCACGTGACCATGGGGGCCTCCATTAAGGAGGGAGATGTCGCTCCGGTTTTCACCGGGCAGGACCTGAAGGGAATTTCCCGTAACCTCCAGGATCACATTGGCAAAGATGTCATCATGCTGGACTTCTGGTCCATCTACTGCGTTTCCTGCGTTCAGGAGATGCCCAAACTGGTGGAACTTCACAGGAAATACAGGGACCGGGGTTTCGTGGCCTTCGGGATCAATCTTGACTCTTTCAGCATCCGGCGCGTAAAGCGGTTTGTCGCCGGCCTCGATTACGATGTCTCCTATCCCATTATCGTGGACCGTAAGAGAGAGATCGCCGGCGCCTACAAGGTGGGGGTGCTGCCGACAACCATATTCATTGGGAAAGACGGTAAAGTCAAACTCTTCCATATCGGCTACAAACCCGGCAATGAAAATGAATTTGATGACCTGATTAAAAAACTGCTGAAATAAACAGGATGTTTCAAAAATGATGAAAATGATTCAACCGCCGGGCAGAACACACCTCTTTTCGGCAATGTTCATACTGCTTTCTCTCGCCCTTTTACTGAGCAGCGCCGCCTTCGCCTCCGACGAGACCGATAAAGTTGCTGAAAGCCGGATCCTGAAGGCAGGAACTAAAGCGCCTGATTTCGAAATCCAGACCATCGATGGAAAACCTTACCATCTTCAGGATCACATTGGTCGAAAACCCATTCTTCTCTTCTTCTGGTCGTTCTTCTGCGGCCCATGCAGGGAGGAAATGCCATCTTTCCAGAAGATCTACTCTGAACTTGGAAAGGATCGTCTGGAATTTGTCGGGGTAAACCTGGACGGGAAGGGCTTGAGTAAAGCCATCGAGAAGTTCCTGGCAAGTTCGAAAATGGAGTTCGTGCCTCTTTTCGATGAACTGGTCGGGGTAGACTACAAGGTGGCCGATCCCTATGGAATCGCCGGAACGCCAACCGTCTACATTATCGACCTGAAAGGAAATATCGCGTTTTCCGCGGTGGGCAGGGTCGAGCCTGACGAGTTGAAAGGGGTCCTGGAGGGTATATTGGCGGGAAGCTGACTCGCCTATCGCGCTTTAATTGTTTTAATCCCGGCGCTGATCCACGCTTCATCCTTGTCCTCATGACACCGGGCGCAGGCCTGGGGGACAGTCAGATTTTCCTTTATTGAAACTTCATTGATATTGAAATTATGGGAACCGGAGGGGGGATTCTGTCCATCCATGTCCGAGTCGTGGCACTCGATACAGGGCATAGCAGGACGGCTGAAATCGAACTTGTGGTCGTGGATGCTGTAGCGATCACCGTTGTCCGTCACAGTCGGCACGTGGCAATCCGCGCATTCGGCCTGGGCTTCAGTGTGCATGGAGTGTTCCTCGTAGGCTGGATAGATCTTCCGGTGGCATGTGCCGCAGTACTCGCTCCTCGACATCATTCGATGCTCTGAAACCGTTATCCCACGGTCGAATCCGCATATATCGCACGCCCGGTCTGTTGCATAGAACTTTGTCTGCCAGTACATGAACATCCTGTGACGCTCCTTGTACGACATATCACCCCAGTACCAGCCCTTGGATTTTGGTTTAGGCATAAAGAAGTCCGTATAGTAATCGGTCAGGTCGTCACCGGGTTTGAAACCCACGGGGAAGGGAAAGCTCCGGGTTTTTTTGTCCTTGCCGTCCGTGTGACATGCTTCGCAGATCATGTCCCGGTGCCGCTTGTCCAGCTTTGCCGGGTTGACAATCAGCGCAGGGTCTCCACCTGCCTCAACGTGCTTGCTGCCCGGGCCATGGCACGCTTCGCAGGTGATGGATTCCTCCGCGTAAGAACGCGTTTGCGGGTCAAATCCGACGGCGTGGCAGCCATTGCATGTAATGGGGTACGGGTTCTGCTTCCAGTTCCATATGGAATAGGGTTCCCACTTGGCCTCGGCTATGTTCCAGTACTTGGGAAGAACGTAGAATTGCCCTCCCAGGAGGGTGAGGTATTTCTGAATCCAGTGACTCCCGATGGTGAAGTAGATATCGCTCTTCTTGAAAGGGATGTCCGGACCAAAGCCTGTCGCTTCAATAGCGCTTGGGTCCTTGAAAGCGTTGCGGAGCATTCTGGCGTGGGGAGTTTTTTTCCACTGGTTATAGATCTTCTCATGGCACTCTTTGCATGCGGTGGAGGTCACGTAGTTCTCCAACCCCACCGCCCTGGAAAAAACAGGAAAAATATACTGAAAAGAAAAAAGAATAATAAACAGGCTTAACAGAACCTTACGATTCGAAATCACAACATCCCCTTATTACCATCGATTTCCTATTACCATCGATTCCCCCAACTGTTGGCAGGGTCGTAAAAAGTCCATTTCGACTTTCTATTCCGGCACCTCCTTCACAAGATCGTCGAGGACAAAGGGGACCTCGTTCTCGCCGGGAGGGTAGTCCCCGACATGGGTGTATTTCACGGTGCCGTCAACGCCAATGATGACTTTCAGGGGTATGGGCCCAGCCAGCCTGTAGATCTTGGTGGCCACCTTCAGGTCACTGTCAATGAGTACCGGGTAGGGTATTCCCTTTTCCTCGACCATTTTTCTGACCTTCGCGGCATCTCCGGTTTCCAGGGCAATGGCGAGAAGTTCGAATCCCTTGTCCTTGTATTTGTTGTAATCCTTGATCAGGGTCGGGATTTCCTTCTTGCAGATGTCGCACCACGTCGCCCAGAATTCAAGCATCACGACCTTCTTGCCGAAATACCTGGAAAGGGTGATCTCCTCCCCATCCAGGGATTTCAGGGTAAAGTCCGGGGCCTTCTGCCCGATCTTTACCTTCATGGCCGTACCTTGGGCCTCCGACACCCCTTGAAAACACAGGGTAATACCGGGAACAACCAGGAAAAACACCAGTACGACAAGAAACAATTTTCCTCTCTTCATCTCAAACCCCCTGCGCGATTCGTAACTCCTTCAGACCTCCCGACAGCAGCCTGCCGAGTTTATCTTTCATGCTCCTAGTGACCCACAATAACGGGTTTTTTCCAGCTATTGATCATATCCAGCGCCCAGTTCTCAGGGTCCGGTTTATCCGTATGGCATTTTGCGCACGCCTTCTGAATCCTGGGGTCGTAACAGTTCTGTGTATGGACCAGAAAGTAGCTGTAGGAGTGTATATTCCCCGAAAGCCCCTCGTTCAGGTCCTTACCCCGTTTGACGTGACAGTCGTTGCAGACCAGCTTTACCGTGTCGGGGTGGCGAGTGTGAAGCTGCATCTTTGCCCTGAACTCATGGCAGCTGAAGCAGAAGTCCATGGTGTCCGGATCCTTCTTTCCGTTGGTCTGCCTTCCACTTATCCCGCACACTTCGCACTTGGCCCTGGAGGAGTGCGTCATCTCGTTCTCCCACTCACCGTAAATACGGCTTATGGCCTCTTTAGCCGATTCCCCCTCCTTCATCTCCAGGGGGATGTAATAATCCGCCAGATCTTCCCCGGGCGTGTACCCGACCGGGAAAAAATACTCACCGGACTTGTCGGTCCCCCTGACATGGCAGGATGCGCAGATCATTTTCCTTCGTTCATCAGTCAATCTGGAAGGATTGACTATCTTTTCCACATCCCCCCCGCCGGCCACATGAAGCCCCCCCGGGCCATGGCATTCCTCGCAGGACACACCCTCATCCGCGATGGTCTTCTCCTTGGGATTGTAGTGTGTCGTATGGCAGCCGGCGCAGTATTTGGAGTAGGGCTTCCTCTTCCAGGACCAGACGGAGTAGGGGCGCCACTCCTTTGACTGAACGGCCCAGAGCCGGGGAAGAACATAGTACTCCTCCCCGATCTTTTTCATGTACCTCTGATCCCAATGGGACCCGATGGTGTATTCCACTTCATCCCTGGTGAACGGCAGGTCCTCCAGGCTGAAATCCGCAAGGATGGCGGATGGGTTAGCCTTGACGTCCTGGACCACCGT
Protein-coding regions in this window:
- a CDS encoding TlpA family protein disulfide reductase; protein product: MVSPRKIRALIVLGRPGLAALLVLLAILATAFSPHVTMGASIKEGDVAPVFTGQDLKGISRNLQDHIGKDVIMLDFWSIYCVSCVQEMPKLVELHRKYRDRGFVAFGINLDSFSIRRVKRFVAGLDYDVSYPIIVDRKREIAGAYKVGVLPTTIFIGKDGKVKLFHIGYKPGNENEFDDLIKKLLK
- a CDS encoding TlpA family protein disulfide reductase, translating into MMKMIQPPGRTHLFSAMFILLSLALLLSSAAFASDETDKVAESRILKAGTKAPDFEIQTIDGKPYHLQDHIGRKPILLFFWSFFCGPCREEMPSFQKIYSELGKDRLEFVGVNLDGKGLSKAIEKFLASSKMEFVPLFDELVGVDYKVADPYGIAGTPTVYIIDLKGNIAFSAVGRVEPDELKGVLEGILAGS
- a CDS encoding sigma-70 family RNA polymerase sigma factor; this translates as MLSDPDRNDRDLAVRIQKGDRNAFTELVSAYQNRIFNFTYQFFRNEDLAAELTQETFLRVFRFLRRYDPKKKFSTWIYSIAKNICIDEYRRLKRGKIVSMHEIPPGAIVGDSDARHLKDPSYISMQMEERMFIEESIALLPEKYRMAIILCYFQDLSYREIGDILGISLNLVKVRIFRAKKRLLEIMKARSEPDGIAAP
- a CDS encoding TlpA family protein disulfide reductase codes for the protein MKRGKLFLVVLVFFLVVPGITLCFQGVSEAQGTAMKVKIGQKAPDFTLKSLDGEEITLSRYFGKKVVMLEFWATWCDICKKEIPTLIKDYNKYKDKGFELLAIALETGDAAKVRKMVEEKGIPYPVLIDSDLKVATKIYRLAGPIPLKVIIGVDGTVKYTHVGDYPPGENEVPFVLDDLVKEVPE